In Solidesulfovibrio carbinoliphilus subsp. oakridgensis, the sequence ATGCCGTCCATGCCTTCCATCTTGAGGTCCGTGATGACGATGTCGGCCGGGGCCGCTTCGAAGGCGGCCAGGGCCGCGGCGCTGTCGGTGAAGACGGAGACGTCGTAGCCGGCCTTCTGGAAGGCGGGTTTGAGGCGTTTGACCACGATGGGCTCGTCGTCGAGAATGAGCAGGCGCCGCCTTGCGGGGGCGTTCGGATTCTTCTCAGAGGTGTTTGGCGTCGGCATGCGGGGTCTCCTCTCCGGACAGTACGGGTTGGATGGCGGCCAGGAATTCCTCGGCAAAGCAGTGGGGATCGTCGTCGCGTCCCATGCGGACGTCAAGCTGGCGGGTGAAGCCGACCAGGCCGCCCAAAAGGCGCAGCTTGCCGCGCATGGCCTCCCGGTCGAATTTCTTGAGCCGCCCGACCACCAGGTCGCCGTGGAGCTCCACCCGGAAGTCGGCCTGCTCCAGGATCTTGCCGATGCACCGGGCCCGCCTGGCCCGGCGGGCCAGATCCGTCACCCCGCCGAGGAACCGGAAATACAGGGCATTGTCGTTTACCACTTCCCCCACATAGGCGTCGATCAGCACGAAGTGGTAGCCGAGGTGGAGGTTCAGGTTCAGGTATTCCCGGGAGACCACGGCCAGGTTGCGGCCGAGCTTTTCCGAGCCCGGGGCCCCGGCGCCGAGGGTGCGCGTCAGGCTGGCCATGAAGCTCCCCATGTCGACCGGCACCGGGTCGGTGGCCCACATGCCGGAAGCCGTAAGCCCGGTCAGGATTTCCCGCAAGGGCAGACAGTGCAGGTCTTCCACGCCGATGGGCGAGGTGTCGGCCCCGGCCTCGTTGTCGAGGTCGATCAAGGAGAGGT encodes:
- a CDS encoding response regulator yields the protein MPTPNTSEKNPNAPARRRLLILDDEPIVVKRLKPAFQKAGYDVSVFTDSAAALAAFEAAPADIVITDLKMEGMDGIGFLDRIKAVSPGVGVIVITGFATLETAKESFHKGAFDFVAKPFKLADILDVVARLESMLPGAPHAG